The following DNA comes from Equus caballus isolate H_3958 breed thoroughbred chromosome 15, TB-T2T, whole genome shotgun sequence.
CTTTCTCGTTGGCCAATGAGCTGCTGGGCTACTGGTACTTCCGGCGCACGTGGTGTGAGGTGTACCTGGCGCTCGACGTGCTCTTCTGTACGTCTTCCATCGTGCACCTGTGCGCCATCAGCCTGGACCGCTACTGGGCCGTGACGCGCGCGCTGGAGTACAACACCAAGCGCACCCCGCGCCGCATCAAGTGCATCATCCTCACCGTGTGGCTCATCGCAGCTGTCATCTCGCTGCCGCCCCTTATCTACAAGGGGGACCAGGGCCCCCAGCCGCGCGGGCGGCCGCAGTGCAAGCTCAACCAAGAGGCCTGGTATATCCTGGCCTCCAGCATCGGATCCTTCTTTGCACCCTGCCTCATCATGATCCTTGTCTACCTGCGCATCTACCTGATTGCTAAACGCAGCCACCTCAGAGGTCCCAGGGCCAAGGGAGGCCCTGGGGGAGGTGGGTCTAAGCAGCCCCACCCAGTCCCTGCAGGAGCTTCAGCCTCAGCCAAACTGCCCACTGTGGCCTCTTGTCTGGCtgctgccggagaggccaatggACACTCCGAGCCCactggggagaaggaggcagagacccCTGAAGATTCTGGGACCCCTGCCTTGCCCCCCAGCTGGCCTGCCCTTCCTAGTTCAGGCCAGGATCAGAAGGAAGGAGTTTGTGGGGCATCTCTGGAGGAGGAagctgaagaggaggaggaagaggaggaggaggaggaggagggggaggaagagtgTGAGCCTCAGGCGTTGCCAGCATCTCCTGCCTCAGCTTGCAGCCCACCCCTGCAGCAGCCACAGGGCTCCCGGGTGCTGGCGACCCTACGTGGCCAGGTGCTCCTGGGCAGGGGTGTGGCCACTGCAGGTGCGCAGTGGTGGCGGCGGCGGGCACAGCTGACTCGGGAGAAGCGGTTCACCTTCGTGCTGGCCGTGGTCATTGGCGTCTTCGTGCTCTGCTGGTTCCCCTTCTTCTTCAGCTACAGCCTGGGTGCCATCTGCCCCCAGCACTGCAAGGTGCCCCACGGCCTCTTCCAGTTCTTTTTCTGGATCGGCTACTGCAACAGCTCGCTGAACCCCGTCATCTACACCATCTTCAACCAGGACTTTCGCCGTGCCTTCCGAAGGATCCTTTGCCGCCAGTGGACCCAGACGGCATGGTGAGCCGCCTGCCCATGAGGGGTTGGTGCCAAGTGGCACCAGGGCTGCCCTGCTTCTTGCCATGTGTTATGTGGCCACCTTCCTGTGGCTTTCTGGTCCCTGCTCAGGTCCTACAGGCCTCATCGTGGGAGCCCACTAAgatgggcaggggcagggatgCTGTTCACAGGGGTCCATTTGAAGCCTCCCTTTGCTGGCTCAGCTGTGGGGCAATGTCTTCTCCACCCCTTGCCTGAGCACGGGCAGATGGATAAGGCTTAGGCCTTCCTGAATATAGCCGAGGCCAGGCTAGGATAGAGCACCTCTCTCCCGGAACCCCAGACCTCGGCAAGCCGATGGATGGGCTTCCCTTCCTCAAGGACCCTGTGTTCTTGGCAGGTTGCTTGCTTgtggtgtttttgtttctttctcatcttccccatGTTGAGCAGGAAGCCAGACTTCCACTTTTCCCAGGAGGGCCTgctgctgaggaggaggcagaaatgaCGACTGTGCATCCACGTTGGGCACCCATGGTCCTCGTCAGGCGCTGGGTGGGGATTTATGGGCTGGAACTGTCTCTGGGCCCTTCTGTCCCCTTCCTCTTGCTTTTGGATCTGTAGCTCTGTTAGAGGCCAGAGCTGTGGATCGTTTTCCTCACCTGGCGCCCCTCTGGGAAGCGGATGGGCACGTAGGTGCCTCAGTGGGGTGGTCTGGaggcctggcctctgcctccaCAGGAGATCCCTGATCGCTGGCATTCACCCCCTGCGAAAACCGGGGCGACAATAGCTTGCC
Coding sequences within:
- the ADRA2B gene encoding alpha-2B adrenergic receptor, translating into MDHQEPYSVQATAAIAAVITFLILFTIFGNALVILAVLTSRSLRAPQNLFLVSLAAADILVATLIIPFSLANELLGYWYFRRTWCEVYLALDVLFCTSSIVHLCAISLDRYWAVTRALEYNTKRTPRRIKCIILTVWLIAAVISLPPLIYKGDQGPQPRGRPQCKLNQEAWYILASSIGSFFAPCLIMILVYLRIYLIAKRSHLRGPRAKGGPGGGGSKQPHPVPAGASASAKLPTVASCLAAAGEANGHSEPTGEKEAETPEDSGTPALPPSWPALPSSGQDQKEGVCGASLEEEAEEEEEEEEEEEEGEEECEPQALPASPASACSPPLQQPQGSRVLATLRGQVLLGRGVATAGAQWWRRRAQLTREKRFTFVLAVVIGVFVLCWFPFFFSYSLGAICPQHCKVPHGLFQFFFWIGYCNSSLNPVIYTIFNQDFRRAFRRILCRQWTQTAW